A stretch of Pseudomonas taetrolens DNA encodes these proteins:
- the colR gene encoding two-component system response regulator ColR — protein MRILLVEDNRDILANLADYLGMKGYTVDCAQDGLSGLHLAATEHYDLIVLDIMLPGIDGYTLCKRLREDARRDTPVIMLTARDQLDDRLQGFKSGADDYLLKPFALSELAARIEAVLRRAQGGGRRELQVADLKYDLDTLEVSREGRTLKLNPVGLKLLAVLMQKSPHVLRREVLEEALWGDDCPDSDSLRSHVHQLRQVIDKPFDKPLLQTVHGVGYRLAELRDGV, from the coding sequence ATGCGAATTCTACTGGTTGAAGATAACCGCGACATCCTGGCCAACCTGGCGGATTACCTGGGAATGAAAGGCTATACCGTTGACTGTGCGCAGGATGGTTTGTCTGGCCTGCACCTGGCTGCCACAGAGCATTACGACTTGATCGTGCTCGACATCATGTTGCCCGGTATCGATGGCTACACCTTGTGCAAACGTCTGCGCGAAGATGCCCGCCGTGATACCCCGGTGATCATGCTGACTGCCCGTGATCAGTTGGACGATCGCCTGCAAGGCTTCAAGTCCGGAGCGGATGACTACCTGCTCAAACCCTTTGCCCTGTCGGAACTGGCGGCGCGTATTGAGGCGGTATTGCGTCGGGCCCAGGGTGGAGGGCGCCGCGAGCTGCAGGTGGCCGATCTGAAATATGACCTCGACACACTCGAAGTCTCGCGTGAAGGCCGGACGCTCAAGCTCAACCCGGTCGGGTTGAAATTGTTGGCCGTGCTGATGCAAAAGAGCCCGCACGTATTACGTCGTGAGGTGCTGGAGGAAGCGCTGTGGGGCGATGATTGCCCTGACAGCGACAGCCTGCGCAGCCACGTACACCAATTACGTCAAGTGATAGACAAACCGTTCGACAAGCCGCTCCTGCAAACGGTACATGGTGTCGGCTATCGCCTCGCTGAGTTGCGCGATGGAGTTTAA
- a CDS encoding sensor histidine kinase translates to MEFKQSLAQRIIIAFALMSALVAGTFAMGIVATVHLVEEKLISAGLGGDLQRLLMMDSVTDWNHRPEPDQLFYFSGGRGDFALPKDLRHLDPGFHEVFRDQLSYHAMVEVVDGRRYVLLQDQSDFEERERVLFAVVLVGFVLALALAVCLGWLLARRVMAPVVRLARQVRHRDQLLGLAPPLAPDYAADEVGELAVAFDATLGRLRETLTRERLFTSDVSHELRTPLMVLASSCELLLESPSLDQRSRSQVERISRACEEMRELVQTFLMLARSQHEDANVSPSVTLTTVAEGLISLWRGPIEAKGLELIYDPGNPLDKRYNATLLHAVMGNLLRNALHYTDTGFIRLSLEPTGFVVEDSGVGIPEEKRLAMFQPFVRGSEKRGEGLGLGLSLVQRICESQGWRVSLTTMEPNGCRFHVELDPAGT, encoded by the coding sequence ATGGAGTTTAAGCAAAGTCTTGCCCAGCGGATCATCATCGCCTTTGCGCTGATGAGTGCGCTGGTGGCAGGCACATTCGCCATGGGCATTGTTGCCACCGTGCACCTGGTCGAGGAAAAACTTATCTCGGCAGGATTGGGGGGTGATCTGCAGCGTCTTTTGATGATGGACAGCGTGACCGACTGGAATCATCGTCCAGAGCCGGATCAACTGTTTTACTTCAGTGGCGGACGCGGTGATTTTGCCCTGCCCAAAGACTTGCGCCATCTGGACCCGGGTTTTCACGAGGTGTTCAGGGACCAGCTGTCGTACCACGCGATGGTGGAAGTGGTAGATGGAAGGCGCTATGTGTTGCTGCAGGACCAAAGCGATTTTGAAGAGCGCGAGCGCGTGCTGTTTGCAGTGGTACTGGTCGGCTTCGTTCTGGCGCTTGCGCTGGCGGTCTGTCTGGGCTGGCTGTTGGCGCGCCGAGTGATGGCGCCGGTAGTGCGCCTGGCGCGTCAGGTGCGTCATCGTGATCAGTTACTGGGGCTGGCACCACCATTGGCGCCTGACTACGCGGCAGATGAAGTCGGGGAACTGGCTGTGGCGTTCGATGCCACACTGGGCCGCTTGCGTGAAACGCTGACCCGGGAGCGGCTGTTTACCAGCGATGTCAGTCATGAGCTGCGTACACCCTTGATGGTGCTGGCGAGCTCTTGTGAATTGTTGCTGGAGAGTCCTTCTCTGGATCAGCGCAGTCGCTCGCAAGTGGAGCGTATTTCCCGCGCCTGCGAGGAAATGCGCGAACTGGTGCAGACATTCCTGATGCTGGCCAGGTCGCAACATGAAGACGCGAACGTTTCGCCGAGCGTGACCCTGACCACCGTGGCTGAAGGCTTGATCAGCCTGTGGCGAGGACCGATAGAGGCCAAAGGCCTGGAGCTGATCTACGACCCGGGTAACCCACTGGACAAGCGTTACAACGCTACGCTCCTGCATGCAGTCATGGGGAATCTGTTGCGTAATGCCCTGCATTACACCGATACCGGTTTTATCCGATTGAGCCTCGAACCCACGGGGTTTGTGGTGGAAGACAGTGGCGTGGGGATTCCTGAAGAAAAACGCCTGGCCATGTTCCAGCCCTTTGTTCGCGGCAGTGAAAAGCGTGGAGAAGGATTAGGCCTGGGTCTGTCACTGGTGCAACGGATCTGTGAAAGCCAGGGGTGGCGGGTTTCGTTGACCACGATGGAACCCAACGGTTGTCGTTTCCACGTCGAACTTGATCCGGCAGGAACCTGA